One Skermanella pratensis genomic window, ATCGCCTCCTTCACCCGGCCGCCGCCCGACCTGTTCAGCCGGTAGAAGCCGCCCTTGCCCTTCCGCCCGGTATAGCCTTCCGCGATCATGCGGGTGAACAGCTCCGGCTCCCGGTGGATCGCCCGATACGGGTCGTCCGCCGGCAGGGTGTTCAGCAGCGAGCGGCTGACATAGGGCATCAGGTCCAGCCCGACGAGATCCACCAGCCCGAACACGCCGGTCTTGGGGATGCCCATGGGCCGCCCGATGACGGCGTCGGCCTCCTCGACGGTCAGGCCCAGGTCCATCGCCTGGTTGATCGCGGCCTGTATCCAGTAGGTGCCGATCCGGTTGGCGATGAAGCCCGGCCGGTCCTTGCACGCCACCACGCCCTTGCCCAGCCGCATGTCGGCGAACCGGCTCAGGGCCTCGACCGCCTCGGGCCGCGTGTCCGGTCCGGCGACCACTTCCAGCAGCCGCATGTAGCGCGGCGGGTTGAAGAAGTGGGTGATCATGAAGTCCCGGGCGAACCCATCGCCCTGGCCCTCGACCAGGTTCTTCAGCGGGATGGTCGAGGTGTTGGAGGAGACGATCGACCCCGGCTTCCGCACCGCGTCCAGCCGGGCATAGAGGTCCGCCTTGACCTTGGGGTTCTCGACCACGGCCTCGACGATCCAGTCCACGCCGGCCAGCTTCTCCAGGTCGTCCTCGATGTTGCCGGGCGTCACCAGGTCAGCGTTGCGCTTGTGCATGAAGGGCGCCGGCTCGGTCTTGAGCATCTTCTCGACCGCGGTGCGGGCGACCACGCTGCGGTCATTACCCCGCCCGTCTTTCACGTCCTGCGGCACGATGTCGAGCAGGAAGACCGGAATGCCGGCATTGGCGATGTGCGCGGCGATGCCGCTGCCCATCACGCCGGCGCCGATCACGGCGGCGCTGCGGATTTCCATAGGGCTCTCCTCCGTTTCCGCTCGTGGCTCAGACCGCTTCCAGGACGGTGGCGATGCCCTGGCCGCCGCCGATGCACTGGGTTGACAGCGCGAACTGCCCGCCCTCGCGCTTCAGCAACTGCGCCGCCTTGCCGGTGATGCGGGCACCCGTGGCGCCCAGCGGATGGCCCAGCGCCAGCGCGCCGCCGTCCAGGTTGACCTTGGCCCCGTCGAAGCCCAGCGCCTGCGCCACCGACATGGCCTGGACCGCGAAGGCCTCGTTGCTCTCCACGATGTCCAGGTCCTTCACGGTGATGCCGGCCCGCTTCAGCGCCTTCTCGGTGGACGGCACCGGGCCGTAGCCCATGATCGTCGGGTCGCAGCCGGACACGGCGATCGACCTGATCCGGGCCAGCACCGGCAGCCCGTGGGCGCGGGCGAACTCCTCCGACGTGACCAGGGTGGCGGACGAGCCGTCGGTCAGCGGGCTTGCGGTGCCCGCCGTGACCGTCCCCTCCGCCAGGAAGGCGGCCTTCAGCGACTTCAGGCTCTCGGCGCTGGTGTCGGCGCGGATGCAGCCGTCCTTGTCCACGATGCCGTCTGGCGTCTCGATCGCCACGATCTCGTCGTCGAACCGGCCGGACTCCTGCGCCGCCGCGGCCTTGCGGTGGCTCTCCACGGCGAAGGCCTCCTGGGCCTCGCGGGTGAACTGGAACTTCATCGCCAGGTTCTCGGCGGTGATGCCCATGGGCATGTAGGCGCCGGGGTTGCTGTCGGCCAGCTTCGGGTTGGGCATGGGGTTGAAGCCCAGCATGGGCACTCGGCTCATGCTCTCGATTCCGCCGGCGATGAAGGCGTGCCCGGCATCCATTTGGATGGCCCCGGCCGCCATGTGGATCGCCTGCATGGACGAGCCGCAGAAGCGGTTGATCGTGGTGCCCGCGACGCTCTGGGGCAGCTCCGACAGCATGCCGACCAGCTTGGCGATGTTGAAGCCCTGCTCGCCTTCCGGGAAGGCGCAGCCCAGGATGATGTCCTCGATCTCGTGCGCATCGACGCCGGTCTTTTTCAGCAGGCCGTTGACCACCTGGGACGCCAGATCGTCCGGCCGGATGCGGGCCAGCTTGCCCTTGCTCGCGAAGTGGAACGGCGACCGGGCAAATCCGGCAATGACCACGTTCTTCATGGTGCTAGCTCCTCACCGACTGTTCGGATTCTTGTTTGGCGTCTACTTCTTAGGCTTCCTGTCCGGCTCGACGCCGGCGGCGTCCAGATGGTCCAGGATCTGGCGCTCCAGCGCGCGCAGCTCGTGCAGCGTCTGCTTGACGTCTTCCAGCTGGGTCTCCAGCGACCGGATCCGCTCCCGCCCGCGGCCCAGCGCAAAGCGCATCTGCTCGATCTGCCTGTCGTCCGTGTCGTACAGGTCCAGGAAGTCCTTGATCTCCGCCAGGCTGAAGCCCAGCCGCTTGCCCCGGCAGATCAGCGTCAGCCGCGCCCGGTCGCGATGGCTGTAGATCCTGTTCAGCCCGTCCCGCGTCGGCGCCAGCAGCCCCTGGTCCTCATAGAACCGGATCGTCCGCGGCGTCACCCGGAACTCCTCCGCCAGCTCGCTGATCGAGAAGGTCCGGGCGTTGGTGGAGCCGTTCGGCGGATCGATCATGCTGAGCATAGGAGGACACCGCGCAGGGAAACAGGGACCGGGAACCGGGATATGACGTTTACGTAAACGGAAGGTACGCGACCCGGCGCGCCGCGTCAAGCCCGCGATGCCGGCCGCCGAACGCGCCGCCCCCTGCGGAGGGGCGGCGTCCCGCCGCCCAAGGTGCGCGGGACGCGCACCCTCCCGGATGCCGCTTCCCTTACGGTCCGATCGCCTGCGGACTCCGGCCGGCCGATTCAAGCGACGCCGCTATGTCGGCGATCGATCGGAACAGGGTGAGCGGACTGTCCCTGGAGGCCAGGAACCCCTTTCTCCGCCAGAAACCCGCCGCTTCGTCGTCGATGGCGTTGACCACCAGCGCGCGTCCGCCGATCAGTCCGGCGCCGAGCACCGCGCGGGTCAAGGCATGCCGGAGCAGGCCGTTCCCGATCCCGCGCCCGGCCCAGGCCGAGTCCGTCGCCAACTGGCCGAGCAGGAGGCAGGGCACGGGCGAGGGGGGCTGGCCTGTCCGGATGGATCGCGGCATGGAGTCGGGAATGACCGCCGTCGGAGCAAGTCCATAATAGCCGACGACCCTCATGGATTGATGCACGACCATCACGACGGTGAAGCCCTTTTCAGTATTCGCGAGGGCTCGCGTTTTCAGCCAGGCGTCAAGGCCGGGCTTGCCGCAGGAGAACGACGAGACGTCATGTGACGCCTGGATTCGCTCAGGAGCCGACAGGATCATCGGACCCGCCGGCTTCCTCCCACGGCGCCTTTCTCGCCAGCACCTTGACCATCGCCGGAACCGGTTCGCCCGGAGCCGAGATCGCCACGACGAACTCCTCGAACCCCTCGGGGTCCAGGCGCACCAGGCTGCTTTCCAGAATGACGGCTTCGGCGGCGCTGACCGCCGCGTCGCGGACGAAATCCGTCCTCGACCGCCCGCGCAGGCCGGCGGCGCGGTCGATCACCGCAAGGTCGGCCTCGGGAAGACGCATCGAGATGGGGTAGTCTTTACGCCTGGACGATCCGGTCATCGCGTTCTCCGTCGAAAGCCGAGAGATGGCTTTTCGTATCGTAATACGCAATACATTAGCAACGCCAATTTTCCGCCTGCGCGGGTCAAGCCGACGCATGAAGAAGAATGGGTGCCGCATACCCCGGAGGTAGGGAAAGCTAAGCTCCCCAAACCCACCGAATGGAACGGATCATTCGCGACTTGAACCGCTGCCGCGCCCGGCAGCCGTGGACCGCACCGGCGCCCGCCGTCACTGGCGCGCCTCTCCGTCCCCATGCCCGGCAGCGGCGCCGATTTCCCCGTCTCCCCAGTCCGAGACGATCGCCAGGACCGAGTCGTGATGGGCCTTCCCCGACTTAGTACCCTTCGCCGCCAACTCGCGCACCGCGGGATCGCGTCCGTGGATCGACGCATGCTCGTAGCGATAGAACCATTCGTAATGATGAATCACCTGGGACATGATGTATTCCCGGTCGAACGCCGGGCCGGACAGCCCCTCCAGCCGATCGCGAGTCCGCCGCTGGACCGGCCCGACCGTCTCCAGCGGCGCTACGCCGTTGGCACCGGCGGCCTGCCGGAACTGCTCGCCCGAGCGGCCATGTTCCTCGACCATGCGGCGCGCGAACGCGCGGACCGGTTCCGTCACGGCTTTCTCCGCCGCCATTTCGCCCAGGCGCACCTGCGACAGTTCGACGTTCATGGCATAGACCAGGAACATCCGGTCCTCCGGCGCCAACCCATCCGGCAGGCCGCCCCTCAGTTCCTCGGCGAGCCGCCCGGCCTGCTCCCTAAAAGCCTCGTTGGCATCGACCTCCCCGGCGGCCGCGTTCCGCACCGCGGGATCGGTGCCGTGCCGCGCCTCCCTCCGGTAGATCCAGCCCGCGGTATAGAGGGCCGGTTCCTGAATGCCCACATACACGGCGTCGAAAGCGGCGCCGTCCAGGTTCCGAAGCCAGTCGATCGACCGTTGCGTGACCGGATCGATCTCCCGCACGGGTTCGACCCTGTTGCTTCCGGCAAGGCCGGCCAGCTCTTCCCCGGTCTCCGAATGATGGGCGAGGATCCGGCGGGCAAGGTCGCGCACCCGCTCGTCCCGGGCATGTTCCGCGGCGAGCGTGCCGATCGCGACCTGGCCGGCGCTGGTGGACGTCGCCGAAAGAAGATAGTTCACTTCCTCCGCATGGGGCTCCGCGGCCTGCAGGGCAGTCTGCGCCTGGGCCGCGCCGGCCAAGGCCGCCTGGGCGACCGATGCGAGGAGGGCGATTCCGCGGATCGTGGACCCGATCGTTGCTGGTCTGGCTCGGTGCATCTTTCTCTCCGGTACAAGGTTCGTGCCCTGACCAGAGATGACCACCGAACGGCGCGGAAGTTCCAATCCGCGCAAGCCCCGGTCGGCTCCGCAGGAAAAGGATCGGCCCGGAAAAGCGTTCACCGCGCTTCTCGCCGCCCTCACCCTTCCGTCGAACCGTAGGTCGGATAGAGCGAAGCGGCATCCGACAATCCGGAGCGTCACCGCCAGACCCCTGCTTCGCACTCGCCGGCCTGCAACTTCAATGGAAGGCTAGCCAAGCCGGGATCGCCCCGGCGTATGCCAGCAGGTGCGTCCTTTTGCACATGTCCAATCCGGCTGCAAAGCTTCCTAAGATACAACCCCTCAGAGTAGAAGTTCACCATCAATGAAGTGAATAAAAACTTGTACCGCAATGGCGCGCGCTTTTGAGGAAGTTCGATCAAGATGCAATCCGATAGCCCCGGTGCCAGTCATGAGCCATGAAAGGCCCCTGTTCTCCCCCGAGCTTCCTTATCGTCTGTCGCGATGAGCCCCCGGGCCGACGGCATGGCGATCGCGCTGGCGCGCATCGCCGAGGAGAAGCAGAAGCTTACCGGAAAGCTGGATCTGGGCGGCTTGGACCTTACAAGTCTCCCAGACCCGTTGTTTGGCTTGAAGCATCTACGGGAACTCAACGTCGGAAATTCGACACTACGGGGTCTCGAACCGATACCTAATCGCATCAATGCTCAAAAGGAGAAGATAAAGCTCCTGTCCTCATTGCGAATCCTGTCAGTTGCGGCCTCCGACGTTTCTGATCTCGATTTCCTAAGGGAGTTGCCGGACCTTCTGGAACTGAACTGCTCGAACACAAAGGTGCGCGATGTGACGCCTCTGGCAACGCTTCACAATCTCCAGCGCCTATACTGTTACGAGACCCCCGTATCCGACTTGGCGCCGCTGACATCACTCGGAAAGCTCGAAGCGCTTTTCTGCGACGATACGGAAGTATCCGATCTGACGCCCTTGGCGTCGCTGCGCGGTCTGCGAAAACTTGGTTTTGGCAAGACCTTGGTATCCGACCTGAGTCCTTTGGCAGCGCTTCAAGACCTTCAGTCGCTCGATTGCAGCGGCACTCCGGTATCCACGCTGAAACCTTTGGCGTCGTTCCGCAACCTGGAGCGGCTTGTCTGCGTAAGGACTAGGGTGCCCGACTTGACGCCGCTGACGTCCCTCAAAAGCCTCAAGTGGCTATTCTGCGCGCATACTCCGGTTTCGGATCTTGCACCTTTGAAATTTCTGGAAGAGCTTTCCTTACTGGATTGCAAGGTTACCGGCATATCCGACCTGAAATATCTAGCAAACCTTCGCAAGGTTCGCAATATTGATTGCAGTGGAACGAGAGTCTCTGATTTGCGGCCTCTGGTATCTCTCAAAGAGCTCACGGTGCTTTCCATCAGTAACACACGAGTTTCGGACTTGAGGCCCCTGGCGTCTCTTGGCAAGCTTCGGGAACTCTCCTGCGATTATACGTCGGTCTCGGACCTGAAGCCCCTGGCGTCGCTTGTTGAACTCCGGGAGCTTCGCTGCGGCCGGACGGGGATATCCAATCTGGCGCCGCTGGCATCCCTCGCCAAGCTGAGGGTGCTCGACTGTCGCGACACTTGCGTATCCGACCTGACGCCACTGTCGGCGCTCGATAGCTTGGAATTCCTTATCTGCAATCACACGGATGTTTCCGACCTGACTCCCCTGCTGCCGCTTGGCAAACTGGTCTCGATCAGTTTCTCGGAATGCCGGCTCCAGCCCCTGCCGCGCGGTCTTCTTGAAAAGCCCTCATTGAAGTTTGCAACTCTGCATGGCACTCACGTTCCCGGAGTGCCGCCCACCGGCATCTTGTCGAATGACTTTTTCGACAACTGCCTGGAACGCCTGCGCGCCCATTTCACCGACCTCGACGCCGACGCCGAAATCGTGCCGGACGTCAAGCTCATGCTGCTCGGCAATGGCGGGGCGGGCAAGACCCAGATCGCGCGCTGGCTTGCAGGGCAGCCGTTCGACGAGGCTTGGAACTCCACCCACGGCATAGAGATCATCACCGCCGCGTTACCCGGCGACCCGCCGATCCGGCTGCACGCCTGGGATTTCGGTGGTCAGGACATCTATCACGGCACCCACGCGCTGTTCCTGCGAAGCCCCGCCATCCTGGTGCTGGTCTGGGCGACGGATACCGAAACGCGGGAATCCCATCGGCAGGGCGGCATGACCTTCCGGGACCATCCGCTCGACTACTGGATCGATCTCGCCCGCCATCAGGGCGATCACCGCAGCCCGATGATCATCGTCCAGACCAAATGCGATACGCAGAAGCTGGAGACCCGGAAGCTTCCCGGCCGCACCGACGTGCTGGATGAACTCCCCTACTGCAAGACGCTCCATGTCAGCACCCGGGAAGGCCGCGGCAAGGCGGCGTTCGACGAGGCCCTGAGGGAGGCTGCCGGCTGGCTGCGCGACCCCGAGCGGGTTGGGCCGGTTCGGATCGGCGCGGGAAGGTTGCGGGTTCAGCGCCGGCTTGAGGCGTTGCGCGAAAGTCACAGGAACCTGCCGGCGGACCGGCGTCGGCACCGGCTGATGGGGATGGACGCATTCGAAAGCCTCTGTGCCGAACAGGGGGGCGTTTCCTCACCCGCCCATTTGCTGACCTACCTGGATGCCAACGGCACCGTGTTCTATCGGCCCGGCCTGTTCGGCGACCGGATCGTTCTGGACCAGGCCTGGGCCTTGGACGCCATCTACGCCGTCTTCGACCGCGAACGCTGCCTGCGGGAGATCCGCCGGAGCGACGGGCGTTTCACCCGCCCCATGCTGGCGGATCTGGTATGGCGGGAGTACGGCGAGGACGAGCAGAAGCTGTTTCTCGGCATGATGCGGTCCTGCGGCATCTGCTTCATGCATCGCCGATCCGAAGATCCCAACGGCTGGGATGAAGCCGACGGTGAATACATCGCTCCCGATCTGCTGCCGGAACGCGCCGCCGTCGAGAATCGCTTGTCCTGGCGCTGGAACGCCGATGCTCCCGGAGAGACCGCGGTGTTCCGGTATCCTATCCTGCATGGCGGCATGATCCGGACGCTCATGGCGAGGGTCGGAGAAATGGCCGGGCAGGATGCGCTTTACTGGCAAGGCGGTTTCTGCGTTCACGAAGCGACGACTGGCAGTTGGCTTCTGATCGAGCAGGAGATGACCGGCCGATGGCAGGGCGAAATCCGGGTGAGGACGCAATGCGGCCAAGCGGTGGCATTGCTCGACAGGATGGTGAGACTGGTCGAGCGGACGCAGACCCGCCTGGGCCTGCAATCGGAAGAACGTACGACAGGGACGGTGAGCCCGCCGGTTGTCGCCGAGGTGCCGGAGCAGGAAGCGCCGGAACAGGAAGCGATGACGTTCGGGCCGGCAAGGCCGGGCAACCCGCATGCACCGGAATGGTACGTGTCTTACGCTTGGGGCGAAGACACGACGAGGGAAGGGCGGGAACGGGAGCGCGTCGTGGACGAACTCTGTGCCGCGGCCGAAAAGCGTGGCCGCCGCATCCTGCGGGACAAGAACGTGCTGGGCCTCGGCGACAGCATTCCCGACTTCATGCGCAGGATCGGCGAGGGGAAGCGCATTTTCGTGATCCTCAGCGACAAGTACGTCCACTCGCCTTACTGCATGCTCGAACTTACCGAGATCTGGAGGACCAGTCGTCAACAGGAGCGGGATTTTCTCGAACGGATACGTATCCTGGTCCTGCCCGACGCGCCGCGGATCGACAGGCCCGTCGAACGGGTCAAGTTGGCTGCCTACTGGAAGAAGGAGCACGACGATCTCAACGCCCTGGTTCAGGAGCATGGTGCCGGAGTCTTCGGCGATACCGACCATCGCCAACTGAAGCAAATGCAGCGATTCTATGCCGAGGTCTCCGACATCCTGGCCGCATTGTCCAGCCAAGTACGGCCCCGCACCGTGGAGCAACTGATCGAATGGGGCTTCGACGACCCCAAGAATTAACCACCGCCAATCCTTTGAATGAAATCATTGTAAGCAGAACGTTGCCAGAAAGAACCCGGTTAGGTCCGCTTCAGCGCACACACCGGCATTCGCGCGAGTTTCAATGCCCCGCGCGCCGGGGTAATGCCCTCCGCCGGTATCCCGGCGCTTAAATGGAGAAATAATTCCTCGTAGGTCGGGTAGAGCGAAGCGGCACCCGACAAAGCAGGCGCTTTGCTGTCGGGTGCCGCTTCGCTATACCCAACCTACGGTCTTATCCTTGCTAAGCAATTTATGGTTTTAAAGACCGTGGGAATCAATCCCAGGCGTTGCAAAAGCTGTCGCCATATCCGTGCCCATCCGACCTTATCCGTGTCCATCCGTGGATAATAGAAGCTCGGATACGCCAACTTCCCACCCGGCCCCAACCATCATCAGGATTGATTTCCTGAGCAATTCAAGGATAATAAACCCAATTCTCACTCCGCCCCGAAAGCCGCGACCATGAGCCAGACCACCCCCGCCGCCGCCCCGGCCTCCGCATACTCCCCCCTCCCGCACCGGCAGGAAGCCTTCGCCCGCCATGTGGCATCCGGCCGAAGCTTCAGCCAAGCCGCCCGGCTCTCCGGCTATGCGTGGAACAGCGCGCGCCAGACTGGATCGCGCCTGATGCGGGACCCAGGCGTCGCCGCCCGCGTGGTCGAACTCACCGCCATCGAGGATACCCGCCGCCGCGCCGAGCTGGGCGAACTGGTCGCGGCGGCCAAGCGGGTGCTGCTCGACGCCATGGAGAAGCAGCAGCATTTCGCGGCGCTCCGCGCAATCGACCAGATCGCCCGCCTGCGCAGCCTGGACGGCCCGCAGGCCGACGCCCGCCGCGCCGCCTTCGACGACGATCCCGACGACGCCGAAGAGGCCGGCGGACCCGTCAGCAGCATCGCCGACCCCGACGCCCTGTTCGAGCCGCCGATGCCCCCCGCCGTCGCGGCCCCGGTCGAGCCCGCGCCCGAGGACCCGGAGAAGGCGCACGCCAAGGCCGTCAAGCTGCAGAACCGGCGCTACAGCAAATGCTATGACCTGGTCATGTCCAGGCATCCCGACATCAAGGCGAGGCTCCGCGACGCCCAGGACGTGTCGCTCTACTTCGACCAGGAATACCGCCTGCTGCCGCCCGAACTCTGGCCCGCCGGCAAGCCCCAGGCCGTGCCGAAGATGACGAATGTGAACGAAAGCGGCCATGCCCCGGGGGGCCGCCCGTCCTGACCTCCTGTGTTGGGCCATGGACCCGACCTACGATTCACCGCTCCGTAGGTCGGGCCCATGGCCCAACAACAGGTCGGAATCTCCTGTCGCCGGTATCAGTGGTGCGCCGACCCCGACGCCCCCAGGGCTTCCACCACGTACTCGACCTCGACCGTGCCGGCCTTCTCGAAGGTCAGGGTGCCGGCGAAGCTCTCGCCCTGCTTCAGGGCCGCTTCAGGTCCATGAACATCAGGTGATAGCTCCCGGGCTTGAACTCGACCTTGCCCCCGGCCGGCACGGCGATGCCGTCGGGCAGGTGGCGCATGGTCATGATGCTGTCCTTCATCGCCATCTCGTGGATTTCCGTCCGGCCGGCGATCTCCGCGGTGGCGGAAACCAGTCGGTCGGCCTCGGACCCGGTGTTGGCGATGGCGAGATAGCCGCCGGCCACCCGGGCGCCGCCGGGCGTGGCGCGCGACCAGGGATGGTCGATCTCCAGGGGACCCGCCTTGGTGCCGTGGGCGAAGGCCGGGATCGCGGAAGGGCCGGCGAATGAAAACAGGACGGCGGCCGCCAGCGCGGCGGCGCGGAAAGACTTGGACATGCGGATACTCCACGCGAAAGGGAACGGGTTTCGATCGTTCAGCCCGCCGTCGGCGGCGCCCGGGTCCTGCGTGGGGTCTGGTCGAGCGGAAGCAGGACGGGAGCCGCCGCCGAAACCGCCAGGGCGGCCCCGCGCGCCGGGACCGGAGCGGCGACCGCCACACCCCCCGTCGGCGGCGCCGTTCCACCGCCGAACATCGCGCAGCCGGTCAGGCAGCAGCTCGGCAGATGCGGCCCGCCATCCTGCCCACCATCGGAATGGGAAGCGGCACCCCCCGTACACAGCGAGTCGCCGTAGATCCGCTCCGGCGAGGCCGCCGCGGCACTGATCGCCATGCCGGACAGCAGCATCTGGAGGGCGAGCAGATATGCCGCGCCCAGCGCCACCCAGAAACCCGAAGCCCGTCCCGGGTCCTGTCCCCCAGCCTGTCGCCGCGATCCCGCCATCCCGTCCTTCCCGTGCCGGCCCGCGCACTATCATGCTTTCCACGCTCCGGCAACCTGCTTAAACTCCGGGCAGCCGGTGCCCGGCCGGAGGGCAGCGGCGGGCGGCGGGACAGCGCGCGGGACGGAAGCGACGGGGCCGCCGGCATGGCACCAACCTTGCGTCCAAGGACGATAAGCACGCCTTACAGGGAGCATCATGCACAACCTTCAGATCAACGCCCAGCGGCTGTGGGACAGCATCATGGAGACGGCGAAGATCGGCGGCACGGCCAAGGGCGGCATCTGCCGGCTGACGCTGACCGACCTGGACCGCCAGGTGCGGGACTGGTTCGTCGCGGCCTGCGAGGACGCCGGCTGCACCGTCACCGTGGACGAGATGGGCAACATCTTCGCGCGCCGTCCCGGCAAGGACAATTCGCTGCCGCCCATCGCCATGGGCAGCCACCTGGACACCCAGCCGACCGGCGGCAAGTTCGACGGCGTCCTGGGCGTCCTGTCCGGGCTGGAAGTCCTGCGCACGCTGAAGGACACGGGGTACGAGACCAACGCCCCGATCGAGGTGATCAACTGGACCAACGAGGAAGGCTCCCGCTTCGCGCCGGCCATGCTGGCCTCGGGCGTCTTCGCCGGGGTCTTCACGCGCGACTATGCCGACGGCCGCAAGGACCGCGAGGGCAAGAGCTTCGGCGAGGAGCTGGACCGCATCGGCTACCGGGGCACGGAGAAATGCGGCGACCACAAGCTCGGCGCCTTCTTCGAGATCCATATCGAGCAGGGCCCGATCCTGGAGGACGAGGAGAAGGTGATCGGCGTCGTCACCGGCGTCCAGGGCATGCGCTGGTACGAGGTGACCGTCACCGGGTTCGAGAGCCACGCCGGCACCACGCCCATGCATCTGCGCCGCGACGCGCTGGTCGGCAGCGCCCTCATGGTGGACGCCGTCAACAAGGTCGCGCTCGCCCACGCACCCTTGGCGGTCTCCACCGTCGGATTGATGGAGGTCAGGCCGAACAGCCGCAACATCCTGCCGGGCGAGGTCTTCTTCTCCATCGACCTGCGCCACCCCGAGGACGAGGTCGTCGCCGCCATGGAAGCCGAGGTCCGTGAGGCGATCGGCCGGATCGCGGCGGAGCTGAAGCTGGAAGCCTCGATCGAGCAGGTCTGGGATTCGCCGGCCGTCAAGTTCGACCCGGCCTGCGTCGGGGCCGTCGGCACCGCCGCGAAGGAGAACGGCTACAGCCACCGGGAGATCGTCTCGGGCGCCGGGCACGACGCCGCCTACATGGCGCGCGTGGCGCCGACCGCGATGATCTTCATCCCGTGCG contains:
- a CDS encoding DUF4142 domain-containing protein, coding for MHRARPATIGSTIRGIALLASVAQAALAGAAQAQTALQAAEPHAEEVNYLLSATSTSAGQVAIGTLAAEHARDERVRDLARRILAHHSETGEELAGLAGSNRVEPVREIDPVTQRSIDWLRNLDGAAFDAVYVGIQEPALYTAGWIYRREARHGTDPAVRNAAAGEVDANEAFREQAGRLAEELRGGLPDGLAPEDRMFLVYAMNVELSQVRLGEMAAEKAVTEPVRAFARRMVEEHGRSGEQFRQAAGANGVAPLETVGPVQRRTRDRLEGLSGPAFDREYIMSQVIHHYEWFYRYEHASIHGRDPAVRELAAKGTKSGKAHHDSVLAIVSDWGDGEIGAAAGHGDGEARQ
- a CDS encoding GNAT family N-acetyltransferase, with product MILSAPERIQASHDVSSFSCGKPGLDAWLKTRALANTEKGFTVVMVVHQSMRVVGYYGLAPTAVIPDSMPRSIRTGQPPSPVPCLLLGQLATDSAWAGRGIGNGLLRHALTRAVLGAGLIGGRALVVNAIDDEAAGFWRRKGFLASRDSPLTLFRSIADIAASLESAGRSPQAIGP
- a CDS encoding terminase small subunit — protein: MSQTTPAAAPASAYSPLPHRQEAFARHVASGRSFSQAARLSGYAWNSARQTGSRLMRDPGVAARVVELTAIEDTRRRAELGELVAAAKRVLLDAMEKQQHFAALRAIDQIARLRSLDGPQADARRAAFDDDPDDAEEAGGPVSSIADPDALFEPPMPPAVAAPVEPAPEDPEKAHAKAVKLQNRRYSKCYDLVMSRHPDIKARLRDAQDVSLYFDQEYRLLPPELWPAGKPQAVPKMTNVNESGHAPGGRPS
- a CDS encoding MerR family transcriptional regulator, with the translated sequence MLSMIDPPNGSTNARTFSISELAEEFRVTPRTIRFYEDQGLLAPTRDGLNRIYSHRDRARLTLICRGKRLGFSLAEIKDFLDLYDTDDRQIEQMRFALGRGRERIRSLETQLEDVKQTLHELRALERQILDHLDAAGVEPDRKPKK
- a CDS encoding COR domain-containing protein, producing the protein MAIALARIAEEKQKLTGKLDLGGLDLTSLPDPLFGLKHLRELNVGNSTLRGLEPIPNRINAQKEKIKLLSSLRILSVAASDVSDLDFLRELPDLLELNCSNTKVRDVTPLATLHNLQRLYCYETPVSDLAPLTSLGKLEALFCDDTEVSDLTPLASLRGLRKLGFGKTLVSDLSPLAALQDLQSLDCSGTPVSTLKPLASFRNLERLVCVRTRVPDLTPLTSLKSLKWLFCAHTPVSDLAPLKFLEELSLLDCKVTGISDLKYLANLRKVRNIDCSGTRVSDLRPLVSLKELTVLSISNTRVSDLRPLASLGKLRELSCDYTSVSDLKPLASLVELRELRCGRTGISNLAPLASLAKLRVLDCRDTCVSDLTPLSALDSLEFLICNHTDVSDLTPLLPLGKLVSISFSECRLQPLPRGLLEKPSLKFATLHGTHVPGVPPTGILSNDFFDNCLERLRAHFTDLDADAEIVPDVKLMLLGNGGAGKTQIARWLAGQPFDEAWNSTHGIEIITAALPGDPPIRLHAWDFGGQDIYHGTHALFLRSPAILVLVWATDTETRESHRQGGMTFRDHPLDYWIDLARHQGDHRSPMIIVQTKCDTQKLETRKLPGRTDVLDELPYCKTLHVSTREGRGKAAFDEALREAAGWLRDPERVGPVRIGAGRLRVQRRLEALRESHRNLPADRRRHRLMGMDAFESLCAEQGGVSSPAHLLTYLDANGTVFYRPGLFGDRIVLDQAWALDAIYAVFDRERCLREIRRSDGRFTRPMLADLVWREYGEDEQKLFLGMMRSCGICFMHRRSEDPNGWDEADGEYIAPDLLPERAAVENRLSWRWNADAPGETAVFRYPILHGGMIRTLMARVGEMAGQDALYWQGGFCVHEATTGSWLLIEQEMTGRWQGEIRVRTQCGQAVALLDRMVRLVERTQTRLGLQSEERTTGTVSPPVVAEVPEQEAPEQEAMTFGPARPGNPHAPEWYVSYAWGEDTTREGRERERVVDELCAAAEKRGRRILRDKNVLGLGDSIPDFMRRIGEGKRIFVILSDKYVHSPYCMLELTEIWRTSRQQERDFLERIRILVLPDAPRIDRPVERVKLAAYWKKEHDDLNALVQEHGAGVFGDTDHRQLKQMQRFYAEVSDILAALSSQVRPRTVEQLIEWGFDDPKN
- a CDS encoding DUF2946 family protein, whose translation is MAGSRRQAGGQDPGRASGFWVALGAAYLLALQMLLSGMAISAAAASPERIYGDSLCTGGAASHSDGGQDGGPHLPSCCLTGCAMFGGGTAPPTGGVAVAAPVPARGAALAVSAAAPVLLPLDQTPRRTRAPPTAG
- a CDS encoding DUF1778 domain-containing protein, whose protein sequence is MTGSSRRKDYPISMRLPEADLAVIDRAAGLRGRSRTDFVRDAAVSAAEAVILESSLVRLDPEGFEEFVVAISAPGEPVPAMVKVLARKAPWEEAGGSDDPVGS
- a CDS encoding thiolase family protein, producing MKNVVIAGFARSPFHFASKGKLARIRPDDLASQVVNGLLKKTGVDAHEIEDIILGCAFPEGEQGFNIAKLVGMLSELPQSVAGTTINRFCGSSMQAIHMAAGAIQMDAGHAFIAGGIESMSRVPMLGFNPMPNPKLADSNPGAYMPMGITAENLAMKFQFTREAQEAFAVESHRKAAAAQESGRFDDEIVAIETPDGIVDKDGCIRADTSAESLKSLKAAFLAEGTVTAGTASPLTDGSSATLVTSEEFARAHGLPVLARIRSIAVSGCDPTIMGYGPVPSTEKALKRAGITVKDLDIVESNEAFAVQAMSVAQALGFDGAKVNLDGGALALGHPLGATGARITGKAAQLLKREGGQFALSTQCIGGGQGIATVLEAV
- a CDS encoding copper chaperone PCu(A)C, with protein sequence MSKSFRAAALAAAVLFSFAGPSAIPAFAHGTKAGPLEIDHPWSRATPGGARVAGGYLAIANTGSEADRLVSATAEIAGRTEIHEMAMKDSIMTMRHLPDGIAVPAGGKVEFKPGSYHLMFMDLKRP